One Actinomadura viridis genomic region harbors:
- a CDS encoding DUF4291 domain-containing protein: MRQIRADHDRDSITVYQAYRPEIGRPAVEHGRFVPPFSRDRMTWIKPSFLWLMARSNWARKPGQEMVLAVRITRAGWEEALGQAVPTHPDRRIFASSDEWRTRFAQALVHVQWDPERTLRGQKLDARSIQIGLSRHIVDRYVDGWTLGIEDLTPLVRKIHRLLQEGHAAKAKDLLPRERPYPLPEPLARHLAITGAD; encoded by the coding sequence ATGAGGCAGATCCGCGCCGACCACGACCGTGATTCGATCACGGTCTACCAGGCGTACCGCCCCGAGATCGGCCGGCCCGCCGTCGAGCACGGACGCTTCGTTCCCCCGTTCTCCCGTGACCGGATGACCTGGATCAAGCCCTCCTTCCTCTGGCTGATGGCGCGCAGCAACTGGGCCCGGAAGCCGGGCCAGGAGATGGTCCTGGCCGTGCGGATCACCCGGGCGGGCTGGGAGGAGGCCCTGGGGCAGGCGGTCCCCACCCATCCCGACCGCAGGATCTTCGCCTCCAGCGACGAGTGGCGTACCCGCTTCGCGCAGGCCCTCGTCCACGTCCAGTGGGATCCGGAGCGCACCCTGCGCGGCCAGAAGCTCGACGCCCGCAGCATCCAGATCGGGCTGAGCCGCCACATCGTCGACCGCTATGTGGACGGCTGGACTCTCGGCATCGAGGACCTGACCCCGCTCGTCCGCAAGATCCACAGGCTTCTCCAGGAAGGGCACGCCGCCAAGGCCAAGGACCTCCTCCCACGCGAACGCCCGTACCCCCTCCCCGAGCCCTTGGCCCGCCACCTCGCCATCACCGGCGCCGACTGA
- a CDS encoding TetR/AcrR family transcriptional regulator, with translation MTGPTPRRADARRNRERVLAAAREAFAQEGLLVPLDEIARRAQVGAGTVYRHFATKEALFREVVADRLEQIVAEGRSLAGADDPGEAFYGFFARVVEQASFNHAVCDALQMEAGIEGFRAGGVERHFDAALAVLLRRAQEAGAVRADVDFDDVRTLMAGCLAMERNRRVPGRMAALACDALRPSVTKPALRNETCEICDGPLAPAATGRPARYCGPACRQKAHRRRRKTT, from the coding sequence ATGACCGGGCCGACACCGCGCCGCGCCGACGCCCGGCGCAACCGGGAACGCGTCCTCGCCGCGGCGCGGGAGGCGTTCGCCCAGGAGGGCCTGCTGGTGCCGCTGGACGAGATCGCCCGCCGCGCCCAGGTCGGCGCGGGCACGGTCTACCGGCATTTCGCCACCAAAGAGGCGCTGTTCCGGGAGGTCGTCGCGGACCGGCTGGAGCAGATCGTCGCCGAGGGCCGGTCGCTGGCCGGCGCCGACGATCCCGGCGAGGCGTTCTACGGCTTCTTCGCCCGGGTGGTGGAGCAGGCGTCGTTCAACCATGCCGTGTGCGACGCCCTGCAGATGGAGGCGGGCATCGAGGGCTTCCGCGCGGGCGGGGTCGAGCGGCACTTCGACGCCGCCCTCGCCGTGCTGCTGCGGCGCGCCCAGGAGGCCGGCGCCGTCAGGGCCGACGTCGACTTCGACGATGTGCGCACCCTCATGGCGGGCTGCCTGGCCATGGAACGCAACCGCCGGGTCCCCGGCCGCATGGCGGCCCTCGCCTGTGACGCCCTCCGGCCTTCCGTAACGAAACCCGCACTTCGTAACGAAACTTGCGAGATATGTGACGGGCCGCTGGCCCCGGCCGCGACCGGCCGGCCCGCGCGGTACTGCGGCCCGGCGTGCCGCCAGAAGGCCCATCGGCGCCGCCGGAAAACCACTTGA
- a CDS encoding TIGR03620 family F420-dependent LLM class oxidoreductase, with protein MADIAEARRRLGRVGAGLMVQIAPAAEWRASVRRVEEAGYGTAWVNETIGGREALTQMGVLLAASDRIAVGSAIANVWARHPAAMQGGASVLADSYPGRLALGVGVSMNAVVERSGQKWERPLGRMRAYLDRMDTAVESAPRPPVPFPRLVAALGPRMLELARERADGALPAAMPVEHTRRAREVLGPDRLLVVLQMAVLEPDLGAARRVVRESGILDVPDSPYTRALRGMGYGDADLAGGGTDALIDARFALGGEAAVAERIRAHLDAGADHVCVTVPGPDLRSMTGLLERLAPSLSGA; from the coding sequence GTGGCGGACATCGCGGAGGCCAGGCGCCGCCTGGGACGGGTCGGCGCCGGGCTGATGGTCCAGATCGCCCCCGCCGCCGAGTGGCGGGCGAGCGTACGGCGGGTCGAGGAGGCCGGGTACGGGACCGCGTGGGTGAACGAGACGATCGGCGGCCGGGAGGCGCTCACGCAGATGGGGGTGCTGCTGGCCGCCTCCGACCGCATCGCCGTCGGCTCGGCGATCGCCAACGTGTGGGCACGGCATCCGGCCGCCATGCAGGGCGGCGCCTCGGTGCTGGCGGACTCGTACCCGGGGCGCCTCGCGCTGGGCGTCGGGGTGAGCATGAACGCGGTCGTCGAGCGGAGCGGCCAGAAATGGGAGCGCCCGCTGGGGCGGATGCGCGCCTACCTCGACCGGATGGACACCGCCGTCGAGTCGGCGCCCCGGCCGCCGGTGCCGTTCCCCCGGCTCGTGGCGGCCCTCGGCCCGAGGATGCTGGAGCTGGCGCGGGAACGGGCCGACGGCGCGCTCCCCGCCGCGATGCCGGTCGAGCACACCCGGCGCGCCCGGGAGGTCCTTGGGCCCGACCGGCTGCTGGTCGTCCTGCAGATGGCGGTCCTCGAACCCGATCTCGGCGCGGCCCGCCGTGTCGTGCGCGAGTCCGGCATCCTGGACGTTCCCGACTCGCCCTACACCAGGGCGCTGCGGGGCATGGGGTACGGCGACGCCGACCTGGCCGGCGGGGGCACCGACGCGCTGATCGACGCCCGGTTCGCCCTGGGCGGCGAGGCGGCCGTCGCGGAGCGGATCCGGGCCCATCTGGACGCCGGCGCCGACCATGTGTGCGTGACCGTTCCCGGTCCCGATCTGCGGTCCATGACCGGCCTTCTGGAACGGCTGGCGCCCTCGCTGTCCGGCGCCTGA
- a CDS encoding nucleoside triphosphate pyrophosphohydrolase — translation MAAVATVGAMENKRPAGGLTRVLADIAAERASQDDLWGVQEFPDGSGPAYADRAEAAKAECAAASSRGELTWRHILAEEFFEALAESDPGRLRAELVQTAAVAVKWVQSLDRRAGEVDVPAEKLVRDGIPQIIRKGGRNPDVRVAGNDEYTSLLRAKLEEEVGEYTGSGDPSELADILEVLHALAALHGLTAADLEHLREEKAHAHGGFRQRIVLRLPPPDAP, via the coding sequence ATGGCCGCCGTCGCTACCGTCGGGGCCATGGAGAACAAGCGACCAGCCGGCGGGCTCACCCGCGTCCTGGCCGATATCGCGGCGGAGCGCGCCTCGCAGGACGATCTGTGGGGCGTCCAGGAGTTCCCCGACGGGAGCGGGCCGGCGTACGCCGATCGGGCTGAGGCGGCCAAGGCCGAATGCGCCGCCGCCTCGTCCCGCGGTGAACTGACCTGGCGGCACATCCTCGCCGAGGAGTTCTTCGAGGCGCTGGCCGAGTCCGATCCCGGACGCCTGCGCGCGGAACTCGTCCAGACGGCCGCCGTCGCGGTGAAGTGGGTGCAGTCGCTCGACCGCCGCGCCGGGGAGGTGGACGTGCCAGCCGAGAAGCTGGTCCGAGACGGGATTCCGCAGATCATCCGGAAGGGCGGCCGGAATCCCGACGTCCGCGTCGCCGGGAACGACGAGTACACCTCACTCCTGCGCGCCAAGCTCGAGGAGGAGGTCGGCGAGTACACCGGGTCCGGAGATCCCTCCGAACTCGCCGACATCCTCGAAGTCCTTCACGCGCTGGCCGCTCTCCACGGCCTCACCGCGGCCGACCTGGAGCACCTGCGAGAAGAGAAGGCCCACGCCCATGGAGGCTTCCGGCAACGCATCGTTCTTCGCCTCCCGCCACCCGATGCACCTTGA
- a CDS encoding MFS transporter, giving the protein MRVGYGLGSFCAGTFSTVPGLLLLYYMTNTLGVPAGLAGLAVFLPKAWDLLVNPYVGRLSDRTVSRHGARRPWLLAGAVFLPPAFALTFAGSPFRGASAAPYVGVCFLLAATAFALFEVPYKAMPAEMTDDYHEQSGLLTWRMGFLGLAILLSGGLAPALVNIDGGEPTTGGYRLMGLVIGAVLLAAMVATFFGTARAPRIERAESEHVGAREQIAAARGNRPFMLLLGLSAAQMLAVGTMLAGAPYFASYILGNTGAVTTLFLALIGPMVVLMPAWVRVSRKFDKRGGMVVSSLLFMTGGAALILTPSFGPVYAHACAVLMGVGYAGLQLLQFSMLADTLIYDELRSGKRRAGVYTGLWTAVETVMMAFGALLLGWVLDAAGFISSEPDEPVRQPDSAIDAILLGGALVPALLMFIAIAFTLRYDLTAERLAALRESRAGAVPEPS; this is encoded by the coding sequence GTGCGTGTCGGTTATGGTCTCGGTTCTTTCTGCGCCGGGACGTTCAGCACCGTCCCGGGGCTGCTCCTCCTCTACTACATGACGAACACCCTCGGGGTGCCGGCGGGGCTGGCCGGGCTGGCGGTCTTCCTGCCCAAGGCGTGGGACCTGCTGGTCAATCCCTACGTGGGCCGTCTGTCGGACCGTACGGTCTCCCGTCATGGCGCCCGCCGCCCGTGGCTGCTGGCGGGCGCGGTCTTCCTGCCGCCGGCCTTCGCCCTGACGTTCGCCGGCAGTCCGTTCCGGGGAGCGTCCGCGGCCCCGTACGTGGGAGTCTGCTTCCTGCTCGCAGCCACGGCCTTCGCCCTTTTCGAGGTGCCGTACAAGGCGATGCCCGCGGAGATGACCGATGACTACCACGAGCAGTCGGGACTACTGACCTGGCGGATGGGGTTTCTGGGGCTGGCGATCCTCCTGTCCGGCGGCCTCGCGCCCGCGCTGGTCAACATCGACGGCGGTGAACCGACGACCGGCGGTTATCGCCTGATGGGGCTGGTGATCGGAGCGGTGCTGCTGGCCGCGATGGTGGCCACGTTCTTCGGCACGGCGCGGGCACCGCGGATCGAACGGGCCGAGTCCGAGCATGTCGGCGCCCGCGAGCAGATCGCCGCCGCGCGCGGCAACCGCCCCTTCATGCTGCTGCTCGGGCTCAGCGCCGCCCAGATGCTCGCGGTGGGGACGATGCTCGCCGGTGCCCCCTACTTCGCCTCCTACATCCTCGGGAACACGGGCGCGGTCACGACGCTGTTCCTCGCTCTCATCGGTCCGATGGTCGTGCTGATGCCGGCCTGGGTGCGGGTCTCGCGCAAGTTCGACAAGCGCGGCGGCATGGTGGTCTCCAGCCTCCTGTTCATGACCGGCGGGGCGGCGCTGATCCTGACGCCGTCGTTCGGCCCGGTGTACGCCCACGCGTGCGCCGTGCTGATGGGCGTGGGCTACGCCGGCCTGCAACTGCTGCAGTTCTCGATGCTGGCCGACACCCTCATCTACGACGAACTGCGCTCGGGTAAGCGCCGTGCGGGGGTGTACACGGGACTCTGGACGGCGGTCGAGACCGTGATGATGGCCTTCGGCGCGCTGCTGCTGGGCTGGGTGCTGGACGCGGCCGGCTTCATCTCCTCCGAACCCGATGAGCCGGTCCGGCAGCCTGACAGCGCGATCGACGCCATCCTTCTCGGGGGCGCCCTGGTCCCCGCGCTGCTCATGTTCATCGCCATCGCCTTCACCTTGAGGTACGACCTCACCGCCGAGCGGCTGGCCGCCCTGCGCGAGTCCCGGGCCGGGGCCGTCCCGGAGCCGTCCTGA